CAGTACCCTGACAGAAAGCAGCGTCATGAAGGAGGGGTACAGTCCATCTCAGCAGGAGCTTGAAACAGCTGCTCACATCGCGgttaaaagcagagagaaatgagcacATACGAGCACACCTGCTTGCTTGCTTAAGCTCGGCTAGCTTGCTGTATTCTTACGCAGTCCAGGGCTCCCTGCCTAGGGGGCAGTACtgccacagtgggctgagtctgTTCACATCAATTAACAAGGAAGATAATCCCCCAGACAAGCCCATTGGCCAACTtgatctagatcagtggttctcaaccttcctgatgctgcgaccctttaatacaatccTCATGTTGTGTGATCcccaacaaaaaattatttttgttgctacttcgtgactgtaattttgctgtgaatcataatgtaaatatctgatatgtgacctctgtgaaagggtcatttgacggtcaacccacaggttgagaacctcttttttttttttttcccccgagacagggtttctctatgtagctttggtgccttttcctagatctcactctgtagcccaggctggcctcgaacctctgcctcccaagtgctggaattaaaggcatgcaccaccaccaccaccacctggtgagaaCCACTTCTTTAGATAATTCTTCATTAAGACTTTCCCAGagctgggtggtgttggcacacacctttaatcccagcactctgaaggcagaggcagagacaatttttacattttttttttctaggactagagacaaaaacatgtattttttcttaGTGACTACATACTTTGGCTCAGAGaagacacaaaaacagaaaataagaggaactctttgtgagttcaaagccagccagagctacataataatactttgtctcaaaaatatttaaaaaaatgggggctaggggctggagagatggctcagaggttaagagcacctactgcttttccagaggtcctgagttcaattcccagcaaccacatggtagctcacaaccatccttaatgagatctggtgccctcttctggcctgcagggatacatgcatgcagacagaacactgtatacagaataaataaatctttaaaaaaaaatcgtgttatctatatatatatatatgtaattaattaaaaaaaaaccacactctTTCTCCAGGTGATTCTAAGTTGTGCCAAGTTGGCAGTTAGAACTAGCCAGTACAGTTGAAATGGGTTCTCGGTCATTGGACCCTGAGATGTAGAAGTGTGTATGGTGACCTGGGTTTTCCTGGGTCAGAGTTACCTGCTTCTTGCCACTGGCCCTccttgctccttttttttttttttttggtggggagtgGTCAGGGTCAAGCATGGGCAGAGGGGATGAGTTCCATTTTCTGGCTTGGGTTATCTGTCTAGTGGGCAGAGGCCTGTGCAGCCATCCCCCTTGGTGGTGGCCATCCCCCTTGGTGGCAGCACCAGGAGAAAGGAGCCCGGGCTTTGGGTTAACTGTTctcctgcccacctcctcctcctcccaggcctGCCCTTGTCTGAGATCAGGAAGCTCAGCTCGTACTTCCACTTCAGGGAGGCTGTTGATCTGAAGAACAAGACCTTGCTTGAGAAGGCAGACTTGGACCCCTCTCTGGATTTCATGGACTCCCTGGAGTATGACATCCCCAAAGGTAAGAGGCCATTATCTTCAGGATGTGGGACTGGCCTTCAGGTCAGAGCAGTAGGCCAACCCCTCTCTACCTTTCCCCTTTCTTCAAGGCTGGGACTGAGAACCTGGGCGGGCATTGGTGGCTCACTGTGACCTCTTGAGAGTGGGGCTTCTCCAGAGTCTGGTCTGAGACATTCCACTTGTGTTATCCAGCGGGGAGGTAGGAAGTAAAGTGGCTCAGGGTCTTGAGTATTTGAGCAGATTTGTTGTTATTTCTAATGTACTTCTAAACTTTACTCCAACCAATTTTTAATGtgtcttgggtttttgtttggttggttttggtttttttttgagacagggtttccctgtatagcctggctgtcctggaactctctctgtaaacctCACTGGCGTCaaacagaaatcctcctgcctatgccttctgagtgctgggatcaaacgcatgcaccatcacacccggccagatagtttttgttgtttgcaaGGAGCACACATGTCTGCTATCATTGTGTTTCCTAGGAGTATAATataaagccagctgtggtggtacaGACATCTGGACTTCAATGCACAGCCCTATCTCAAATGTAtctgtatttatatatctgtCTCGATGTATATCTTCATCCATATATGTTCGTTATTAACTATAGTTACCATGTTTTACAACagaccttttaaatttatttttcctatctACCAtcattctacttcctgtgtcctttgAAGACCTAACCCCATACTTTCTTTTAGCCAACCCACCTCTGGTAACAAccattctcctccttctcttcttctttgagacaaggtgtcattATGtagtaggaggatcagaagttcattgtaatccttggctacatagtaaattctaggccagccagagctacatgaaaccctgattttatcttattattttttcaagatagggtttcctctgtgtagttctggaactcattctatagaccaggttgccctcaaactcacagaaatctgcctacatctgcctcctgagtactgagattaaaggcatgtgccaccacactcagccaaaaaccacaattaaaaaaagtatttctagtggttaaaaaaaaaaaaaaaaaaaaaaaaaaagccatagaaATGATTTGAGGCAGGCCCAGGAGTTCCTGGGAAGCTTTGGTGGGAGAAGCAGTGGAGGCTTGAAGATAGGTCCGTGTGCACATCATACGCACATCTTATGCACATAATAAGGCAATGTGCACAGGAGGACAGAGAAGGGGCAAGAGAGCCCTCAGGTTGTCTCAGCACAGTGCCAGCGGCCGATGATGGCCCTGAGCAGCTGGATTCCGCCACGTGGGGGCACCAGAGCCAAGTCGCCTTGTGTGAGGGCTTAGAGCAAAGGGTAGGTGGCTTCTGGGACCAGCAGGAAAGTGAACAGGGCAGGATGGATCTCACTTATCGGACACAACTCTGGCTTCCTCCCAGACTCTCTCTAGCTGAATGAACTGCTGGGTGGCTCTCCTGCCTGGCAGATGGCAATAGTGAtgccctgggctgcagagtggggAAAAGAATCCTTGGAGGATTCCCTggagcaccatgtctggctaaaGGAGTGGGGCTTGTAGCTCCTTAGCTCTTTCTGCCTAGGGAGGAGAACTGTTTTCTGAGTCTGAAGCAAGCATTCAGGAAAGCCTGCCACCTCGGAGCAGGTGTGGTTGAAGTGGGCCTTGTCCTGGGGCCTCCTGCCCTCTGTGCCCAGAGacaggcctggagctcacagcttCTCTCTGGACCAGCCTCGGGAGAGATAAGGGGAGGGATGTTGCCTGAGGCCAATATCTTGGCAATGAGCTGCCATGTAATGCCCTGGGATGGACATTTTTGGGGGGATAGATTTCTGACAGGCTCATCTTCCTGATGGGTGCAGGGCACTGGCTAGGACTTCTCTAACCTTGGCTTGCATAGGAAGGCAGGCGGGGCAGTGGGTCAGGCAGCCAGATTCCTCACTGGTATTCTGCCATTCAATACCCATTAACCTTCCACTCTGTCAGCGGAGCATGGAGCAGCTGCCAAGTCCTCTGGTGCCCTTGGAATGAGAAAGACAGCTCTCCTGTGTCAGGAAGGTTTGAGGAGAGTGACTGAGACGGGCTGGAAGGTGTCAGGAGCACAGAGGAGTGGGCAGAAGGGGCAGCAGGTGTCAGGGAGTGGAGGTGCAGAGCTGGCAGGAAGGGCGAAATACAGGTTGAAGTCCCAATAGTGAACACTCAGTGGCAATGCCCAGTTTGGACAGCAGGGGGCAGCAAGAGTCCTGTAGCCTGGACAGTGGCCTTTAAATACTGGGGTAGAGATGGTGATTAGGGTGGGACTCTACGGTACAGGGTGAGACAGGAAGTGTGAAGAGAATGGGTAACGTGGTAGCAGTCTTACAGGTGAGTGTGCAGATGGCTCTGCCTGCCTAAGTCTTTTATAAGCTTGGCTGACCAGGGGCCCTACTACCCACTGCTTACTTACATTGGTGGCTGACACCAGGGGCACctttttcctctgtcctccagcCTCTAGGAGGGTTGACTCTACATTGTGGTAAGGTGTGGTGGCTTCTCCCATCAGGAGCCCGtggtcattttttatttcattttgtgtgtatgggtattttgcttgcatgtatgtaccacatgcatgcccggTGTCCATCgaagccagaagtgggcaccGGATTCCttaaaactagagttacagatggttgtaagccatcatgtgagttctgggaatcggacccaggtcctctgtaagagtagcagggctcttagctgttgagccacctctccagtccttcctGGCCATTTCTTAGTGTGATGAAGTTTTTGAGGTTTAGGCCATCTGCTGCCCTGGGCAGCTTGATCGGAGGCTGGCCCTCACACTCCCTTATGTCACCCTTTCTTCCTGGGTAGCAGGAGAATGTAAAGGTCCGTCTACCTTAGCCTGGGGCTCCACCCTGGGGAGGTGGGTTAGCCCCCGGGATCAGGAAACCCAGGGGACTTCCTGCCAAGTGTACAGGGCTCGCTGCTGAGTTTGAGTGTCGATCCTCTTCCCAGCTTCAGAGCACAGGTGTTTTGGAGAGCCACCTGAAGGCAGGAAGCCAGGTCTGAGGAGACTTGGGAGTGAGCTGGGGCTGTGAATTGTCCCACCAGGCTACTTCCTACCTTCAAAGGGCAACTGTAGCTAGCTGGGCCTAGTTTTTCCATGTTTGCACTTGAGACAGTGGTGAAAGTGATAGTGAGTGCCTGGCTCCTCAGATACATGCTATGTGTCTgtcaacacatgcacacacatgagagacagacagacagacagacagacagagagatctgGATGATGAGCTGAGCCAGAAAGGATGACAGGAATGTAGGCAAGGCAGCTTGACTGGCCCCTGGCATGCTGCAGCTCGGCTGGCACCCTTCGGCCTGCTTGGCCCTGTCCTCCTCAGTTTTCCTGTATCACTCACTGGGCCTGGGCCACTCACCCCAGCCTCTGTTCCCCATCTACTGGAAGCCAGAGGTGACCAGACATGCTGGTGTGAGGGGCCCCATGCCACCATGCTGTTGGCTATCTGgctgcagtgggggtggggtgggccctGGGCTGTTTTCTCCAGGCTAGCCTAGCACTGGAGCAAGGGAAACTGCAGGCCAGCCTCCCTGGGTGGGCAGGGCAATCAGAGTCTGGTCCTGCTTATCTCAAGGAGGCTGTGGAGCTGTGGGCTCCAAGGGCAAGGAGGGACCTGGTCTCTGCGGATGCTCTGGGCCCTGGTAGGGTGACTAAGGCTAGAGAATAGTATACTCCTGGGCCTGTTGTCAAGGACCAGGCACAGTGGACCTGAACACTTCGTTGATAATCCTCTTCTCCCACCAAACACTGTTTTCTAGAGACTGTGACCAAGAAAGCCACCAAGGGTCTCAGGTCCCCAGAGGACAGCTGTTGGCCGGGTGCTGCTCCAGTCAGGGTCTGTTACACATGTTCTGATTCCTTCCTGACCATGGGGCAATGACAAACCATGGTGTAGCCTCCACCTCATTGTCCCATTCATGGCTGAGTCAGGACCCGGAGCAGCAGACCTCCATGCTTCCAGAAAGCTCTGGTTTTGACCAGGGCAGACAGCTAGCTACACAGGGGCCAGCTTTTTGGATGCAGGGTGGCCCCCAGAGGGTGGGGATTGAGTTGTGAGGCTGTTGGGTGTGGAGTGACCAGGGTGGGCCATGGTTGGAGGTAGGCTGCGGGAAGCTCAAGAGGCGGGAGCCAGCAACGGGGCTGAGTTGGCAGCTGATGAAGGCCCTAGAACAGCCCTTAGAGCATAAATGGTTGGTCCCACACCAAAACCTTTAAAAGTATTTGCCTTCCTGGCAGGGCCCTGAGCAGGGCTGTGGCTGGTCTGGGGGAGAGGCCTTGGTGCGCAGGGGAATAGAAACCCCAGATCTACATCCAGAGGCGATTTTCCCAGGCTCCTTCCTCCCACACAGTGGCTCCCTCCCTtggagctggatcaggcccttccAGCCAAGTCCTGGCTGCACAGCTCGGCCTGGTCTGCGCTGCTGTGTCTAGAGTAGCACAGGGCAGACTCAGCAGCCCATGTCCCCTCCCACCAAGCATGGCTCCACCTCCCAGCAGTTGGGAAGACACTGAGGAGGGAGGCCTGAAGTGGCCAGCTTCAGCTTGGGCTCCGGTCGTCCCATCCACCTCAGCACAGAGGCTCAAGGTCACGGTGATTTACTCTAGTGTAAGGGGAAGGAGCCACTCTGTCTGCCCCACCCCAAGCCCTAACTTGGAGGGTCCCTTCTCCATTATCTTCCCGGTCATGAGGAGCCACAAAATGGCCCTGAGCATGGCAGCTTTCACAGTGGCACCTCAGCCCAGGCAGCCCCGTCTGTCCCTCCAGGGTCTTGGAGCATCCAGATGGAGAGAGGCAACGCGCTGGTGGTGCTCCGCAGCCTGCTCTGGCCAGGCCTCACCTTCTACCATGCTCCCCGCACCAAGAACTATGGCTACATTTACGTGGGCACGGGTGAGAAGAACATGGACCTGCCCTTCATGCTGTAGGAGGGCGGTCTGGATGTCTATGTGGAGTCCAAACACTGTTTTCACAAAGCTCACCTCTGGCCTCTTCGTCTTTGTCCCCATCTAGTGACATGGCTCTGAAAGGTCCACTGAGCCAGGAAACCTAATTCTCAACCAAAAGGCAGAGACCAGGGATGTGCTAATGAAGGAGACACCAAGTATCTCCACCAGGTGGAaatgggtggggagggagggtcagGGGCCTGCTCAAATTCTGGGACTCAACTGAAAGCCACTTGTGGGCTAGGTCCCCAACTAGATAAGAGTGTGAGCCTGTCGTGTGGCTCACGGACCCACTCCAGTCAGACAGGGCCCACTCAGAGATGAGCACTTCCAAGCAGTGACCACACAGGGAAGCCTGGAGCCcactttattacatttctttggGTCAGACTCCTGCCCAAGCCAAACAGAAGACCACAGGGCAGGAGATCCAGCTCCTGCCTGCCCTGCTCCTAACACTGTGGCCGGGGAGATCCAGGGAACAGAAGTTAGTCCCGAAGTCCCCATGCTGTGTGCGGAGGGCAGTGGGTTcttctggtgggggtggggggggcaagCGTATCATCTGGAAGGTTCTAGTCAGATCTTCAACAGCACGGCTCCCACTAATGAAACAGCTTCCAAGGCCTTTTGGAGTAGCAGACATTATCTTTCAGGAGTGGTGACCCCACGGCCATACCCACCTTGTCCCAACGGTGGCCTTTTTTGTAGATGGGCTTGACAGAGCTGGGAGCCCAGCGAGTCAGGTAGCTGTAGAGGGAACACAAGAAGGTTGGCATGCAGGACAGTAAGGCACTGTCCCGGGGGCCAGGCCGTAGTGGCTGCATCATCTTGTCCACCAGTTTTCCTCTCGAAGGGCAAAGAATTTTCCTGGGAGAAACCGCTCTTCTGGAAACGGATGGATGAACTCTTGCTGTTACAAGTGTGTGGTCAGGGTCAGGCAGCCCAGGCCGTTCCCTTGACCTTTCTAAGATGCCAGTGTCATCCGCACTCAGGGAGAAGGCCGGGAAAGAGGGCACTTGGACAGCAGCTCTCCAGCCTGACCCAGGGAAGGATAAAGGTGGGGGAACCCGGCACTCTTCCCACTGGGCTGCTTTATCCACTCTCGCCTCCAGGAAACTCCTCAGGGGACCGCACTGGTGCAGGACCCTGCCCCTCACCCAACCCGATGGGAAGCAAGGGCTAAACACAGTGGGTGCAGTCCAGCAGGTTCCTGTAAGTGGGAGAGGAAAAGATGGCGGCCACCCatggtcctctggcctcctttGGGGATAGCCTGAGCCCAGATTGTTCCTGGAAAAGTGGCTGACAGCACTGAGACCGGGGTTTGCTCTCTTCATAATGAAACCTGGCTCCTGACCAGAAAGGCCCATCCTTTACCCTCAAAGTTCAGCCACAAAGGCCAGGGGTCCTCCCGTGTTCTATAAGGTTGAGGCCTGCTCTGGCCGCCTCCAGAGACCCTCAAGTAAAAGcttcttaatttaaaaactagTATTCCTGGCagaaattaaaatctattttttggCTGAAATCTTTGGCTGAAAAAAGGGTTGCTGACTCACGCATGCCTTTCCTCCACACTCCTCTGGACCTTGGTCTTTGGCTGATAGCCTTATGTGGAGGGGAAGCTCCCGGAGGTCCAGCCCTGGTGTGTGCAGGGCTCAGGAGGTGGAAGACAAGGTGTCCCCAGTTGGCTGGGATACTGCTGTCTCTATAGTCAGTGGTTCTAGGACAACAGGTTGGTCCAACAAAGGCTCCCTCACCACCAGCTGGCCCTTATATTGGCTTTTCCAAGTCCTgagagggtggggaagggggcCTGGGTACAGACCCATGAAACAGGGTGTTCACCAGGACTCAAGGACTTCAGAAGACCCCAGCTATCCAGACTCTCAAGAGCTGCCCTCCTCAGCTGTCCTTCAGCTAGCTTGGGGCCTGACGCCTGTGCCATATGGAGCAGCCAGCTGACAGGTAGGCTGGCTGGCATCCAGTCAGCCCTCTGTGAACCCCTCAGCTCTAGTTAGAACTCAGGTTTCCTAAATCATTCCCCTTCTACCTCTTCTGGGCAAGGAGGACTGGCCTGTATCCCCATGCACAGAAGAGCAGGGAAGGGGAGACCATCCCCTCTGCTGGTGAAGACACTGTTGCACCCGGGTGCTGAGGACACAAGGGAGTGAGCAGGGCCTAAGCCCCTGAGTGCAGACCAGGGAGCCTTGGGTGCAATCTCAGCATCCCTTGTACAGGGATCAGCACCTCCGGAGCCGGGACTTCCCTCCCCCAGGGATGGCCTTTTGCAACTCAAGAGCCCCCACACATCATCAATCCTGTGTCACGCTAAAGGACACCGGATGTAAGGGAGGGAGCCTGGCCTAGCTTCAAAGGCCCGAGGGCAGGATGGATTGTGTCCTCAGGCTTGTTGCTGTCTCTGAAgagccagggtgggggtgggctcaACCCCCAAACAGACCAGAGCATGCCCTGCTCCTTGGGGCTGCTGGCAGAGAGCCCAGTCCAGCTCTGCTTAGCATTAGGAATGGGGAGGCAAGGCACAAAGAAGCAAGCCTAGTTACCCACCTCACACCCTCCACCTAGCAACCTGGCCTTCCAGCATGCACCTGGGATATGGTAGGATCTCTGCAAAGACCTGTGGGGGCTTTGGAGTCTGGCTCTGCCTCAGTCACCCTGCAGAGTATGCTGTTCTCACTATCAGGAGAGGTAGTCTGACacactggaggagggaggagccacTGGGGGGCCTGAGAACTGCACACTCTTCTCTCAGCAAGGGGGTACTACAGATCTAATTGCCTGTGAGGGTGACGTCATGGAGAGGGAGCCTGCAACAGGAGAGCCGTCTGAATGTTAGGCGAGACTCTGCTCTCACTCCAGAGGGCCTGCCTaccctgctgctgctggaggGCTGCCTTGCGTCTCTTCCTCCTAAGACCCCAGGAGAGCTCAGGACGCCAAGAAGTGAAGGCCGTTAAGCGTAGGACTCCAGGGAGCAGTGGTGGTGATGGAGCCTCTGTGCAGGCTGCCTTGATGCAACGCTGTGTACAGTGGTCCTATCTCAGACAGCCCCCACGGTGAAGGCTTGCTCTGCCCTGTAataccccagtgctggagagagcTGGGATACAGCAAGTCTGTAGCAGTGCCCCAACATCCCCACAGCAATGTGGTGTGATGTCATCAACAGGGACGAACATATTCTAATGCCCAACTGTGTCAAGGCCCTCTAGGACAGAAAAGAGATGTGGGCCAGGGAGGTGGGTGGCAGATAGCACACAGTACAGCCACGGTAGGAAAGATGGACTTGGGCCAGCTGGGAATGGAGCTCTCCTGGGCTGTGTGACAGCCATGGGCCAAGTGCTCTGGGATGCAGTGAGATCCACGGGCCTTGAGTACTTGGGTCAATTGTGCCCATGTCTCCTTACCGGTTGAGCTTGGGTTTATTCTTTGGTAATGTCCCTTCTGGAAGCCGTGGCCTGTGATCTGGGAACAGACCTGAGTGGAAGAACATATAGTCAGTCTGTCTCCACAGTTCTGAAAGGGCCAGGGGTAAAGACCATGGCAGTGGGGAGCAGGGGGAcacgggtgggggtgggggcagacaaTATCCTGCTTATCGACTCTCTCCAGCTGTGACAGCTGGCTGGGGTGCGGAGCCTGCAGTCCTGCCACCCCTTAGCCCTGTGGACTCTGACCTGCTCGGTGAGCCATCTTTACACACTCCTCGATCTTTCGGTGTTCTTCCTTGCACAAGCCTGTGACACTCCGGGGCAGCATGCCTCCATGAGGCCGGATGAACTGACTGAGCAGCAGCACATCCTAGTGAAAAGCAAAAATTGGAATACAGGTCAGCTGGGTTTCCTTGTATGCTGGGAACCAGACTGTAGGCTCTACAGGGGTCCCAGCAGGACAACTCATTAGGACTTTTCTATTTCTCATTGCCAAAAGGGCCCCCAAAAGCTCCCCAAAACTTTCTGACACATTAGGTGAGACCAGAAGTGCTCTAGGAAGCATTTTACCATCAGTCTTTCTTAGTAGTAAAATGTTTGGTAGTCTGCCAGGGAGTTgcggtgcacatctttaatcccagcacttgggaggcagaggcaggtggatctttgagttcgaggccagcctggtctatagaacgagTACTAGAATAGCCAGAGAAAccttacatagagaaaccctgtctcaaaaacaaaacaaaacaaaaacacaaacaaaaaataaaaaacaacaacaaccaagcaaccaaaaaaaaaaaaaaaaaatgtatccagtGGTTACTGGTCCTTCCCATCTGCTGGGATAGGACATGTAAAGCATTTCCATGAGAGGCAATGCCTGTTCCACCTCAGCCGCAGACCCGGTGGCCCAGGTCAAGTTCACACAGACAGCTGCTCCGCCTGCTGTTCTGCTCAGGTGCTAGGCAGGCACCAAGCTGAAAGGAAGGCACCGGACTGTGAAGTTCAGTCCATATTTCATAACCCCAGATGGGAATGGGTCCTTGGGCCTTCTGTCGCACACCTAACAAGCTATGTGGGATTAAGTCTAGCAAAAAGGACAAACTGGTAGGGAATCCTCTCCCCCACAATAAATGGCTCAAGGGTTAAGTAACACTTGTCCCTACCAGGCCCAATGCCAGCCTTTGTCCGCTCACTAAACTGCTACCTTGCTGTGTGACTGCAAATTCTGTTTTAGTCACTGGACAGCTCCTGGGCACCCCAGGCCCCAAACTCCCAGCTCAGCACTCTACAGAAGCAGGTAACAGATTTGGACTAATCCATAGGTAAGATGCTGGCTTGTATCCTCAGCACCCTTCACTGCAGGCTGCCAAGCAAGGGACAGCAACACACAGCTTGGGCCAACAGTGCTCCacatggaaagaggaaaaaggaaaaacaactttAGCCTTTACCTTGGAGAGGATTAGATTTCTTCTCCTGGAAAAACAGCCAAATCAATTTCCTGGAAATGGCCAGCAGAACACTGCCCTGAGTGCATGGGCAGGTGTGGGGTTTGCCTCCCTCTCTGCAGCTGGAATTACGAGCATGCCTGTCTATTCACTGACATCCACGAGACAGGAAGCTCTGGACTCAGCCTTCTGCTGTATTCTTGAGCACTtattttcagaggacccagggcaggctgagagccctgccctgcccccatgcCTGGGGGTGGACTAAAGCCAAGGTTCCCAGCCCAGGAGATTAGTTGGGTCACTCTGTTCAGATCTTCCTGCACTTATCATCTGACCAGGATCTCTTAGCCAACCTGTGCCTCAGAGGGGAACTGGGACAACATACAGGTCAAACTGGCCTAGAGCCCGAATTGCCTGAAACCCCCAGAGTGCTCCTGTCACAGTGAGCGCTCTGAAGAACAAGTGTGGTAGCCAGGCTGGGTCCTGTCTTCTCTGCAGGGTAGTAGGTAGCACATGGGCTCTGCCTGGCTTCTCGGATCTGGATCCTGGCTGATACTTAGTGTGGGAGGATTGCGGCGGCAAGATTATTAACTTCTCCATGCCCAAGATTCCCTTACTGCAAAGCAAGGATAAAGTCCCTACTTCATGGGGTTAGTTAGAAATCTAagggccagtaagatggttcCACCAGTAAAGGTATTTGCTATGCCTGACTATCTGAGATTgagccccaggatccacatgcaggaaggagaaagctgacctccatgtgtatgcTGTGGTATCTGCTccttcacatatacacacattgctcaaaaaagaagaagaaaaaaaagactaagtgatgccaggcagtggtggtggcggcggcgcacacctttaatcccagcattcaggaggcagaagtaagaggatctcaaggccatcctggtctacagagtgagttccaggacagccagggctacacagagaaaccctgtcttgaaaaaccaaacaaacaaacaaagtgagttaaaaaaaaaagcctgtgacTGCTCAGGACACGGCCTCCTGGAGCAGGCCCCATTCATGCCGACTGCTGCTGGCTATGTTCATGATTGTCTCCTTTCCCAGAAACAGCTGCTCTGGGAAAGGTACAGCAACTGGGTGGTCTGGAGCTGCACTGTGGAGACTACGATGTGTCTGCAGATCCCACTGTGAACCACCTCATCACCTAGGGGAGAGCCAAATCCAGACCTGATTCCAGCCTGTGAGAACTACCCCTGCCCTTCTGTACCAGGCCATGAACTCAGTGGCTTCCTGCTCCACAGTCTGTACGAACTTTAAAAATGCCCAAGCTGAGTGGGTCTGTTTGAGGCTGAGTTGTAGGAGCAATgatttaccttaaaaaaaaaaaaaaattgatgtgcataagtggtttgcctgcatgtatgtatatgtactgcATGCTTGCTCAGTATCcttggagttatgggtggttgtgaactaccatgtaggtgctaggagcTGAACTAAGGTCCGATGTAAGaacagc
The sequence above is drawn from the Onychomys torridus chromosome 18, mOncTor1.1, whole genome shotgun sequence genome and encodes:
- the Mrps18a gene encoding 39S ribosomal protein S18a, mitochondrial, whose protein sequence is FLPLSLVVEIREGKTTTIEGRITETPKATPDPPNPSGQCPICRWNLKHRYNYEDVLLLSQFIRPHGGMLPRSVTGLCKEEHRKIEECVKMAHRAGLFPDHRPRLPEGTLPKNKPKLNRYLTRWAPSSVKPIYKKGHRWDKVGMAVGSPLLKDNVCYSKRPWKLFH